A genomic segment from Glycine soja cultivar W05 chromosome 20, ASM419377v2, whole genome shotgun sequence encodes:
- the LOC114402815 gene encoding uncharacterized protein LOC114402815 isoform X2, translating to MNTFSSEICSSGCESGWTLYLENSFLNQNAAASHRGGTEGFYEEEHKDKRFKGEEEDLSMVSDASSGPPHFPDYDEAYFNEEVNGCFYSASNKAVKLAKSGAKKQKVKENQQHLQDQQHLPSFLHDTASSPVFDFSTNNVNVANQQTSIGSMLDYSQGFSATYFEGRPSFQGEHFGFLQSGNELQGNKWYGGKGMGIR from the exons atgaATACATTTAGTTCCGAAATATGCAGTAGTGGGTGTGAGTCTGGTTGGACTCTATACCTGGAGAATTCTTTCCTTAACCAGAATGCTGCTGCTTCACATAGAGGTGGAACTGAGGGGTTTTATGAGGAGGAACACAaagacaaaagattcaaaggtgaGGAGGAGGACTTGTCCATGGTATCTGATGCTTCTTCTGGACCTCCACATTTCCCAGATTATGATGAGGCATACTTCAATGAAGAAGTCAATGGTTGCTTTTATTCAGCTTCCAACAAGGCAGTGAAGCTGGCCAAGAGTGGTGCAAAGAAGcagaaagttaaagaaaatcaacaaCACCTTCAAGATCAGCAGCATCTGCCTTCTTTTCTTCATGACACTGCTAGCTCTCCTGTCTTTGACTTTTCCACT AACAATGTTAATGTGGCCAACCAACAAACTTCCATAGGGAGTATGCTAGATTATTCACAAGGTTTTTCTGCAACTTATTTTGAG GGAAGACCATCATTCCAAGGAGAACACTTTGGTTTCTTACAATCAGGAAATGAGCTTCAAGGCAACAA ATGGTATGGAGGGAAAGGGATGGGGATAAGGTGA
- the LOC114402352 gene encoding nucleobase-ascorbate transporter 4-like, whose amino-acid sequence MAGGGGGGGKLDEFQPHPVKEQLPGVDYCVTSSPSWPEGIILGFQHYLVVLGSILILSTILVPLIGGGNVEKAETIQTLLFVAAINTLLQTWFGTRLPVVVGASYAFLIPAFSVAFSSRMSIFLDPHQRFKQSMRAIQGALIVASFFQIIVGFFGFWRIFARFLSPLSVVPLVTLTGLGLFVLGFPRLADCVEIGLPALVILVILSQYIPQRMKSRGADRFAVIVAIGLAWAFAEILTAAGAYNKRPPKTQFSCRTDRSGLISAAPWIRVPYPFQWGRPSFNAGDTFAMIAASLVAIVESTGTFIAASRFGSATPVPPSVLSRGVGWLGISTLLDGFFGTGIGSTASVENAGLLGLTRVGSRRVIQISAGFMLFFSILGKFGAVLASIPLPIIAAIYCVLYAYVASAGLGFLQFCNLNSYRSMFIVGFSLFMGLSVPQYFNEYVLLSGHGPVHTGTTAFNNIVQVIFSSPATVAIIVAYFLDLTMSRGEGSTRRDSGRHWWEKFRTFNQDTRTEDFYSLPLNLNRFFPSF is encoded by the exons ATGGCAGGTGGTGGAGGTGGAGGAGGAAAGCTGGATGAGTTCCAACCTCATCCCGTCAAGGAGCAACTTCCCGGTGTTGATTACTGTGTTACCAGCTCTCCTTCATGGC CTGAAGGGATTATTCTTGGCTTTCAGCATTACCTCGTTGTGCTTGGGTCCATTCTCATTCTTTCCACCATCCTTGTCCCTCTCATCGGTGGTGGCAAT GTGGAAAAGGCTGAAACAATTCAGACTCTACTTTTTGTTGCGGCCATTAACACACTGCTGCAAACATGGTTTGGCACACGTCTTCCGGTGGTTGTGGGGGCATCCTATGCTTTTCTCATTCCTGCTTTCTCCGTTGCTTTTTCCTCTAGAATGAGTATATTTCTAGATCCACATCAG agattTAAACAATCCATGAGAGCCATACAAGGGGCCCTTATTGTTGCATCCTTTTTTCAAATCATTGTTGGCTTTTTTGGCTTTTGGAGGATTTTTGCCAG GTTTCTCAGCCCACTTAGTGTGGTCCCCCTTGTCACTCTGACCGGACTAGGACTATTTGTATTAGGATTTCCAAGG TTGGCAGATTGTGTTGAAATTGGTCTCCCTGCATTGGTTATCCTGGTCATCCTGTCCCAG TACATTCCCCAAAGGATGAAATCAAGAGGAGCTGATCGATTTGCAGTCATAGTTGCAATAGGACTTGCATGGGCATTTGCTGAAATTTTGACTGCAGCCGGTGCCTACAATAAAAGACCACCTAAAACTCAATTCAGTTGTCGTACTGATCGATCTGGGTTAATTAGCGCTGCTCCTTG GATAAGAGTTCCATATCCATTTCAATGGGGACGCCCTTCTTTCAATGCTGGTGATACTTTTGCTATGATTGCTGCTTCTCTTGTTGCAATAGTAGag TCAACAGGGACATTCATTGCAGCATCAAGATTTGGCAGTGCAACCCCTGTTCCACCATCTGTGCTTAGTCGCGGTGTTGGCTGGCTG GGCATATCTACTCTGTTGGATGGCTTTTTTGGCACAGGAATTGGATCCACTGCATCAGT TGAAAATGCAGGACTCTTGGGTTTAACACGAGTAGGAAGTCGGAGAGTCATTCAAATATCAGCTGGATTCATGCTTTTCTTCTCTATATTAG GAAAATTTGGAGCAGTTCTTGCTTCAATACCTTTGCCAATTATAGCAGCTATTTACTGCGTTCTCTATGCCTACGTAG CATCAGCTGGCCTTGGTTTCCTTCAATTCTGCAATCTAAACAGTTATAGGTCAATGTTCATCGTTGGCTTTTCTCTCTTCATGGGTTTATCTGTTCCACAATATTTCAACGAATATGTATTGCTATCCGGACATGGCCCTGTTCATACTGGCACCACCGCG TTCAACAATATAGTGCAAGTGATTTTCTCATCCCCAGCAACAGTGGCAATCATAGTTGCTTACTTCTTGGATTTAACTATGAGTCGTGGAGAGGGCTCAACTCGCCGAGACAGTGGGAGACACTGGTGGGAAAAATTCAGGACCTTCAACCAGGATACTAGAACTGAAGACTTCTATTCACTTCCTTTGAACCTCAACAGATTTTTCCCATCATTCTGA
- the LOC114402575 gene encoding cyclin-D4-1-like isoform X1 gives MPSSSTMPLSPDPPFLCTEDASEVTSDHHHPPSPFPDSDEAAIAGLLDAEPHHMPEKDYLRRCRDRSVDVTARLDAVNWILKVHAFYEFSPVTAFLSVNYLDRFLSRCSLPQESGGWAFQLLSVACLSLAAKMEESHVPFLLDLQLFQPKFVFEPKTVQRMELWVMSNLKWRLRSVTPFDYLHYFFTKLPSSSSQSITTASNLILSTTRVINFLGFAPSTVAAAAVQCSANGQLPLSFHDRLNSEMVRCCHQLMEEYVVDTCPASIKVRITEAAAPSSPVGVLDAATCGSCDTPSERNFAGSAEEQAEPPNKRLRSSASDAPRR, from the exons ATGCCCTCCTCCTCAACAATGCCTCTCTCGCCGGACCCTCCCTTCCTCTGCACCGAAGACGCCAGCGAAGTCACCTCCGACCACCACCATCCACCGTCCCCCTTCCCGGATTCCGACGAGGCCGCCATCGCCGGACTCCTTGACGCCGAGCCCCACCACATGCCGGAAAAGGACTACCTCCGCCGCTGCCGCGACCGCTCCGTGGACGTCACCGCTCGCTTGGACGCCGTCAACTGGATCTTAAAG GTCCACGCATTCTACGAGTTTTCCCCGGTAACGGCGTTTCTCTCCGTCAACTATTTGGACCGTTTTCTCTCTCGATGTTCTCTTCCG CAAGAAAGTGGTGGGTGGGCATTTCAGCTGCTATCAGTGGCATGTTTGTCTCTAGCAGCGAAAATGGAGGAGTCCCATGTGCCTTTCTTACTGGACCTTCAATTGTTTCAGCCCAAGTTCGTCTTCGAGCCCAAAACGGTTCAGAGAATGGAACTATGGGTTATGTCTAACCTCAAATGGAGACTCCGCTCTGTCACCCCCTTCGACTATCTTCATTATTTCTTCACCAAGctcccttcttcctcttcccaaTCCATCACCACTGCCTCCAACCTCATTCTCAGCACCACTCGTG TCATTAACTTCTTGGGATTTGCGCCGTCCACCGTCGCAGCCGCTGCCGTGCAGTGCTCCGCCAACGGCCAATTACCGCTGAGTTTTCATGACAGATTAAACAGT GAAATGGTGAGATGCTGTCACCAACTAATGGAGGAGTACGTGGTGGACACGTGTCCCGCATCCATTAAAGTCAGAATAACCGAGGCGGCGGCGCCGTCCAGCCCCGTCGGCGTGCTCGACGCCGCCACCTGTGGGAGCTGCGACACACCTTCCGAGAGGAATTTTGCTGGCTCAGCCGAGGAACAAGCCGAGCCGCCAAATAAACGGCTTCGATCCTCTGCCTCGGATGCACCCCGGCGGTAG
- the LOC114402575 gene encoding cyclin-D4-1-like isoform X2: MPSSSTMPLSPDPPFLCTEDASEVTSDHHHPPSPFPDSDEAAIAGLLDAEPHHMPEKDYLRRCRDRSVDVTARLDAVNWILKVHAFYEFSPVTAFLSVNYLDRFLSRCSLPQESGGWAFQLLSVACLSLAAKMEESHVPFLLDLQLFQPKFVFEPKTVQRMELWVMSNLKWRLRSVTPFDYLHYFFTKLPSSSSQSITTASNLILSTTRAAAVQCSANGQLPLSFHDRLNSEMVRCCHQLMEEYVVDTCPASIKVRITEAAAPSSPVGVLDAATCGSCDTPSERNFAGSAEEQAEPPNKRLRSSASDAPRR, from the exons ATGCCCTCCTCCTCAACAATGCCTCTCTCGCCGGACCCTCCCTTCCTCTGCACCGAAGACGCCAGCGAAGTCACCTCCGACCACCACCATCCACCGTCCCCCTTCCCGGATTCCGACGAGGCCGCCATCGCCGGACTCCTTGACGCCGAGCCCCACCACATGCCGGAAAAGGACTACCTCCGCCGCTGCCGCGACCGCTCCGTGGACGTCACCGCTCGCTTGGACGCCGTCAACTGGATCTTAAAG GTCCACGCATTCTACGAGTTTTCCCCGGTAACGGCGTTTCTCTCCGTCAACTATTTGGACCGTTTTCTCTCTCGATGTTCTCTTCCG CAAGAAAGTGGTGGGTGGGCATTTCAGCTGCTATCAGTGGCATGTTTGTCTCTAGCAGCGAAAATGGAGGAGTCCCATGTGCCTTTCTTACTGGACCTTCAATTGTTTCAGCCCAAGTTCGTCTTCGAGCCCAAAACGGTTCAGAGAATGGAACTATGGGTTATGTCTAACCTCAAATGGAGACTCCGCTCTGTCACCCCCTTCGACTATCTTCATTATTTCTTCACCAAGctcccttcttcctcttcccaaTCCATCACCACTGCCTCCAACCTCATTCTCAGCACCACTCGTG CCGCTGCCGTGCAGTGCTCCGCCAACGGCCAATTACCGCTGAGTTTTCATGACAGATTAAACAGT GAAATGGTGAGATGCTGTCACCAACTAATGGAGGAGTACGTGGTGGACACGTGTCCCGCATCCATTAAAGTCAGAATAACCGAGGCGGCGGCGCCGTCCAGCCCCGTCGGCGTGCTCGACGCCGCCACCTGTGGGAGCTGCGACACACCTTCCGAGAGGAATTTTGCTGGCTCAGCCGAGGAACAAGCCGAGCCGCCAAATAAACGGCTTCGATCCTCTGCCTCGGATGCACCCCGGCGGTAG
- the LOC114402815 gene encoding uncharacterized protein LOC114402815 isoform X1 — protein MNTFSSEICSSGCESGWTLYLENSFLNQNAAASHRGGTEGFYEEEHKDKRFKGEEEDLSMVSDASSGPPHFPDYDEAYFNEEVNGCFYSASNKAVKLAKSGAKKQKVKENQQHLQDQQHLPSFLHDTASSPVFDFSTNNVNVANQQTSIGSMLDYSQGFSATYFEGRPSFQGEHFGFLQSGNELQGNNRWYGGKGMGIR, from the exons atgaATACATTTAGTTCCGAAATATGCAGTAGTGGGTGTGAGTCTGGTTGGACTCTATACCTGGAGAATTCTTTCCTTAACCAGAATGCTGCTGCTTCACATAGAGGTGGAACTGAGGGGTTTTATGAGGAGGAACACAaagacaaaagattcaaaggtgaGGAGGAGGACTTGTCCATGGTATCTGATGCTTCTTCTGGACCTCCACATTTCCCAGATTATGATGAGGCATACTTCAATGAAGAAGTCAATGGTTGCTTTTATTCAGCTTCCAACAAGGCAGTGAAGCTGGCCAAGAGTGGTGCAAAGAAGcagaaagttaaagaaaatcaacaaCACCTTCAAGATCAGCAGCATCTGCCTTCTTTTCTTCATGACACTGCTAGCTCTCCTGTCTTTGACTTTTCCACT AACAATGTTAATGTGGCCAACCAACAAACTTCCATAGGGAGTATGCTAGATTATTCACAAGGTTTTTCTGCAACTTATTTTGAG GGAAGACCATCATTCCAAGGAGAACACTTTGGTTTCTTACAATCAGGAAATGAGCTTCAAGGCAACAA CAGATGGTATGGAGGGAAAGGGATGGGGATAAGGTGA